ACGAACTCTGACTTCAGCCGAGAACCTTCAAGTGCTTTGTCGCGAGCGTCTTTCAATTGTTGCTCTGATTCGAGCAATAACTTTTGCGATCTCAAGTTTGCCACCAGTTGCCGAAACACAACGATAAACAGTGCCAGCATTGCTAAACCCAGTGTGGGGAATAAACCTCTAGCGAAAAGTGTCTTGCTGTTTGAACGACTCAGGTACTGATCGAGTTTGTTCAGACTGGCGATGTCTATCGGGTCATAGAGTTCATGGATTTTATCCATATTGTCTTTTTGGCGATCCAGTGCTTCTTCTATCTCTGCGGCGGATGCCTTATCAGCACGTAATTGCACAAGTTTCTTGAGCGAAATCTGCTCAGCATCGATGGCCTTTTTAACAGCGGCAACGGCCGCCTGCTGAGCGGGATCGGTCTGTGCCGAAATATCGATTTTAGCAATGGCCTCAGGTAGCTTATTCAGTGCTTCGTTGTATGGCTTCAGGTAGGATGTTTTACCGGTCAGCACATAGCCGCGTGCTCCGTTTTCAGAGTCCCGCAGTAGCGAAATTACGTCGACGATTCTGACGCGATATTGATGGGTGAGGTCGAGAAATTTTTCGAGTTTGACTATGTCAAAGATCGTCAGGTAGGCGCTCAAATAGATAGTGCCGGTGACCAGGAAAAGAACTGCGAAACCGGCAAATAACTGTTGTTCTGTGCTGAGTCTTGACTTGAGCATAGTTTATCGAGTGTTCTCAGGCACTTCTAAACGTACCGTCTCAAGTATCGCATGAACGCGACTGCGTGTGACTTCCGGGGATGTTGAGATAGTTGAGCTTGTGGTCAGTAATCCTCAACAGATTGGAAAAAAGAATTTTCAAAATTATTTGAACTTTTTTGCCCTGGATGACGTTATATAAGACATAGGTCAGCAATGAGGTGACGACGATGAAATCTATACCGAAGCGACTGGTGCCGATTATATTACTGCTGGCAGCACTGATTGTCGGGCCGCTGACAAGCTGTCTGCTGCCCGCTCATGCCGAATCAGAGGCTAGCTCATCAGCTGGATCAGAGGCAGGGTTGGAGGCTGGCACGCCCGGGCGGGGGCGGAGAGGCGGACGAAGAGCTTACTGGCGACGCATGCGCGCTCAGGCGAACAAAGAGGCGCGTAAAGAGGAGCAGAAGTATCGTGCCACTCATTGGACGGGCGACCATCATTAGGTTTGCATCGCATTAAATTATCTGGTGACTGACTATCGAAAGAGGCATGTCCGGTTCGATGATGACGTTCTGACCGGCAGCTCTCATTCTGATAATTTCCGAAAGAAGCACGCTAATTCGGTCGTATGTCATGACGTCCAGATTTTGCCAGAGCTGCTCTTTCGCTGCATTTTTCAGTTCGAGGGAATCGTCTGAGTGTACGATTTCGCCACTGCGCACCTCTAGTCTGCGGATTTTTGATTTCTCCTGGAAAATTATTCGTGAATTGAGAAGTCGTGTCAGAACTTTTCCGCGTAAATATGATTTGGCAATGCGTTTGAAGAGCCTGCCAAACTTCCCAGACACATCCTCGGGGGTGTATTCGACCAGTGAATCGTCTGAATCTTCGTCCTCGAGATCATCGTCGTCGGGTTCGCCTGTGTCCAGGGGATTTGTAGCTTCACCATTGGACTGCTGTGACAGTCTGGCTGACTTACGGATAAATCTTATACAGAAAGCCATCAGATCTCGGGGAGTAGCAAGCAAAGTTGGATCGAGATTGTGCTCAGCGCAGAATAGTTCAAAGCCACTGGAAATTAGATCTGTGGGCACTTCATCGAAAAATATCAACGGGTCATCTTCACCCGTGGTAAGCCAGGTGTGTACACGCGTGAACTGTTCAAGAGCAAAGTGACCCGAAAATGGACCGATCGGGTGATCTATAGATTGTATGTAAGACATGGAGGATAAGTTTTCATCGAAAAAAGCCAGTTGCCGTTGCTTCCGCTTCAAGCTGTAGTTGTAAGGTGGGTCGTGTCTTTTTATCTCGTCCGTTTCCAGTATCGCTGCCTCTAGTGCTGAGCCGCATTCGATGTGGTCAATATTGTGCGTTTGAGTGAGCATCTCAAGCTTTCGTGGATCCTTATTGCGTTGTCCGCGAAAGTAGCTGTTGACTCGACTTTTCAATGATGTTGCCTTGCCTACATAGAGAATTTCACCCCTGGCGTTCATCATTTTGTATACGCCAGGTTTATCTGGTAGTGAAAGGCGCTTTTCGCTTTCGAGTGGGTATTGATATTTTGTGCGCTTGGTTTTTACCGGTTCCTTAAGCCAATCGCGGAGCTCCTCGACACTGTAGATGCCCTGTTTGGCGAGTTCGGCTACAAGTCCCTGCCAGATTGAAAAAGTCATTTCGACGTGGTGAGAAGAGCGTTTCAATTCACAGTTTGATGCACCAAAGAAGCCACCAAGACCGCGTATTCCGCGTGTGGGTAGATTAGGAAACAGCCGTCTGGCAATTTGATACGTGCATATCAGATCAAGCGGAAACGGCTCGTCACCGTGCTTTTCAAAGAGTTCATGGAGAAAGGGCTTTTCAAATGATGCATAATGCACCACTGCCGCATTTATTTGGTTTTCGGCACAATGTTTCTTCAGCGAGAAATATATTTCGCGTTCATGCACCGCATTGACCATCTCCTCATCTGATATTCCTGTAATTACCTGAATTCGAAATGGAATTTCCTTTTTGTCGGGTTGACTGACTAGTTTGCATTGAATCTTTCCCGGCTGCTGTTCGCTTGCGCTTGAGTCGCACCAGGCGATTTCAAGGATGCTGCCCAATACGGGATTTGCAGCTGTTGTCTGACAATCCAGAAACAAAAAGCGGTCACGCAATAGATTCATGTGCTGGCTCAATTTGTTGCTCGCTTTCTTTCCAGAACTGTTGGATATCTGACAAAATGCTGCTCGAAACTAACTCGTTGACTGAAGTGTCGAACCAGTCGTCTGGCATTGTGTCCACATAACTTGTTTCGACAAATCTTCTATCCATAAGCACTATCAAACCGCGATCGTTTTCTGAGCGAATTACTCTGCCTGCAGACTGGATTACCTTGGCCATTGCCGGATATGTATATGCATATTCGAAGCCAGAGCCGTAGTACTTTTCATAGTAACCGCGCAATAGTTCGCGTTCAAGATTGTAGTTCGGCAGGGCTGGTCCAACTATAATGGCGCCGATCACCGAATCTCCGGGATAGTCGACTCCTTCGGAAAAAACACCTCCCTGTACGGCGAAGATTAAAGTTGGCTCCTGTTGCGCTTTCAGCTGTTCGATGTAACGATTGACTTCGGTTGGGCGCATCTCAGGGGACTGTTTGATGAGAACAAATTTGTCAAATGTACATAGTTTTGCGACCTCATCGAGGAAACCAAAGCTAGGGAAAAAGACAAAATAGTTGCCCCGGCGAACCTCTGTAATTTTCATGATTGCTTGAGCGATCTTCTGGTAATTTTTGTCCCGATCCGAATACTTCGTCGACACTTGTGGGATTACAACAAGTTTGCGATTTAGTTTTGGAAACGGTGTCTGAAATTCCATTGTTTTTGTTTTTGCCGACTTGAAACCGGATAATTTTGCGTAGTATTCAAACGGTTTCAGGGTAGCTGAAAATGCCACCACGTTTGAGAATGCGTCATGCGCTGCCTTCAGCTTTTCTGAAGCATCGCAGCAAGTTATTTTGATGCTAGCACCGAGTGAATTTTCGCTATAGGTGGCGAAAAAATTGTCACCTTCGAAATCCAGGGCAGCTGTGAAGTCTGCCCAATCTCCACAGAGTTTTAAAATTGGGTCTTTCTGCTCAATGTCTATTTTTGCACCAAGGTAACGCATGACGAAATCTTTCAGGCGCTCGTTATGGTCCTTGAATGAATCCGGTATTACTTCAAGTTTTGCCTGTCTCGTACCATTGGGCTTGCACGAATATATGATTTCGATGCCTTTGTTAATGAGCGTTAGCGCTTCGGAGACGAAATTATGATTTTGTGTGGTCAAATCATTTTTTAGCAATTGCAAAGCGTATGTTGAAAGGCTGCCTGAATAATAATCAGTGGCTCGGCTCGGCAGATTGTGCGCCTCGTCGATGATCAGATTAGGTCTGTCCTTTTTCGCGGCGGTCTGATTGGTGAGACGCCCTAGCAATGAGCGCGGTGAAAAGACGTAATTGTAGTCTCCAATAACTACATCAGCACGTTCGATGCAATCGACACTAAGTTCGAATGGGCAGACTTTGTAATTCTCGCCCAGATCGCGAAAAGTCTGTGCTGAGAGATGTTTGTGTTTTGCTGCCTTGTTGACCAGGTCGTTTTCATAGACCTTTTGATAGTAATCTTTGGCATATTCGCAATAGTGTGGATTGCAGATTTGTTCAGCTTTTGGGCACAGCCTGGCTTTGGCTGTGATAGTCAGTGAGCGTAATTTGGGCTGTTTTTTTTGCAGCCTTTTTATTGCGTCTTCAGCGACTGAATGCTGGCTGTTTTTTGGCGTTACGTAGACAACGGTTTGCCCGCGTGCAAACGCTTCCTTTATAACCGGAAACATGACCCCGATCGTCTTTCCCAGTCCGGTTGGCGCCTGAATCAGCATCGGTTCATTATTAATCAGACCGGCCTCGACGTGATCGATGAGCTCGAGTTGACTTTGCCGAGGCGTAGCAAAAGGAAACGTCACATTGCGGGCAATCATCTTTCTGCGTGCTGCGTCAGCTTCGCGCAGTTCTGCTTCAGCTACCAATTCATCCAACCGTTTATCCAGCCAGGTTTCGTAGCTGGTCTGGTCGAAATGTATCGGTAGCTCTATCTCTTCGCCAGTGCGTGCCGAGACAAGTACGAAGCGACCGAGAGGCTTTACTCTCTCGGTAAGCATGAGCAGATACATATACGTTTTGAGTTGCATTGCGTAGGGATGATCGGCATTTTCCTTGAGCTTCTGCAACAAGTCCTGGATATCGAACGATGACTTGATTTCCTCGACTATAGTGACGGTGCCGTCCAGAATGCCGTCAATTTGTCCACTGACTATAAATTTGAAACCGCCACGCTCGAAGGTGTGACTTACTTTGACTTCACAACGATAGTTGTAGAACTCGCTCTGGCGTTTCTTTTGCAAGGCGACATGTAGTTCTTGTCCATTGGTCGGTAACGAGCCGTAGCCCGAATTGACTTCTATGCTGCCAGTGCGTGGCAATGGCAGTGCGAAGTCTCGCACTCCAATGTTTATCTTTTTCATCTGTCGTCGGCACCGTATGTGGTGGGGGATTAAAACGACTTTTATACCATTGGTATGTATGGTAGTACCGGAATTAGCTTAAGTCAAGACGTTCCTGGATGAATTCGCTTGCAATTGACTTGCCAAGTGGAAAATGGTCACAGAGTTGATGCAAAAGGGGTTTTATCGGTGAAAAATTCAGCCAGTCGCGGTATTGTTAACCAAAGCCAGAAAGGCAATTCTGGTGAAGGTAGCTGAGCCGGGAACTAAGTTTTACAATGCGCGTTCTTGTTGTGTCTTATAATCGACAATCTGCAGGCTAACGTTTGCTTTGGAGAAGACGGAATGAGTAGAAGAAAACTCGCTTTTGCTTGTGCGACAACTGTACTTGTGCAACTTGTTGTTCCTGTTTTTGCCAGTGACGCTGGTGCCTCTGGGACTTCTGGCAATTCTGCAAGTACTGCGAGTACTGCGAGTACTGCAAATGCTGCAAGTCCTCCTAATCCTGCAAATACTGTTAATACCGGTACTTCTGACAGCTCCAATGCGTCTGACCCATCGAACAGTGCGGCGATGTCCAGTTCGTCACAGGGCTCATCGCCCGCTGACCTGGTGTCGATCGAGTTAATGAGAGACGGACTGTCTGCTCCGTTGTTTTACTTGACGCCGGACATGCCGTTGAATGCTGCATATTTGCTTCCAATAGCTGATCCCGCTAATTTGTTGAAGGGCGAAGCGAAAGCATCCGAATCTAGCGATACAACTTCTGACACCACTTCCAATACCAATTCTGACGTTAAGGCTGGCGATAATTCCAATCAATCTGACAAGGCATCGGAATCACAAACAGCTGGCACTGGTGATGGTCCTGTAGTAATAGACAACGATCTCGAAAAAGAGATTCAGGTAACAGAATACGTCTGGAAAGAGATTCCTGATAGTGAAGGAAAAATGCACATCGATGCGGGCGGCCGCTTTCCCGTCACTGTCGTTACTTCACACACGAGCAAAACAGCTAAGGTTGGAGATCCCGTTGAGGCTCGCCTGAAAGTTGATATCAAAATTGGTGGCAGATTGATCGCGCCAAAGGGTGCCAAAGTGATCGGTCACATTGCTACTTGCGAAAAGGCAAGAAAAATGATTCAGGCTGAGTTCAGCACAAAACGTTGGATGCGGCCAAGCGGTTCTTTAGGTGTGCAATTTGACGAAATACTCACTGCCAGTGGTGACCACATACCGCTTGTGGCAACACCCGCACGACAGCCTCGAATCGTCAAAAATATGGCAGAGGGAAGAGTCCTCGGCGTCAATCACAAGGGGGAGATAGTCTCACCTTTATCCAGTCAAGTTAAGTCGCAGGCCGCTCACCTGGGTATTCGCGCAGCCGCTTCAGCCGCGGGGCCGTTTAGTTTCGGGATCGTTCCGGTAGCATATGGAGTCGCAGGCGCAATCAGCCCGAGTTTCGCTTTTATGCATCCGGTCGGAAAAAATGTTCGTCACCGCAGGCTGAAGGGATTTGGACTTGGTGTCGTTTCCGGTCTACCGGGTGGATTCCTGGTGGCAGACTCGATAATTCGAGGTGATGAAGCTATTATCAAGCCGGGTGATGAATTCCTGGCTGAGTTCAAGCAGAAGTTTACTGGCGAGGCTTCGACCGACGCTCAGCTGATGCCAAACGCAAAGGTCAAAGTTCATGGTGAAGTGATGCCGGGAGCGACCCCAACTGGCAAGTCAGGATCTGGTTCGTCAGGCAAGTCTGGTTCAGGTCCATCAAGCAAGGCGGGATCCAGTTCAGCGGGCAAGTCAGGTTCGAGCCCATCAGATAAATAGCGCAATTCGTAGTACCGTGATGAGCCTCAACGCCGACAGAACAAACCAGTCCAGCACGTTGATGAGCCAAAAGAGAACTTACTCGATCATTTGCGCAGCCATCGTGCTGACAACGGCGGTAGCGTTCTATTGGCGTGTTACATGGCATTCGATGCCAGGTCAAACATTCAATGGTCCATTACCGCCACTGAGTGAGAAAGAAGTCACCATCCGTGATGCATTGGCTAAGCACGTCCATGTTCTTGCGGAAGATATTGGAGAGCGCAATTCAACTCAATTTGAGCACTTGAATAAAGCGGCTGAATACATAATTCAAGAGTTCAAGATTATTGGCTATCAGCCGAGGTTTCAGGCATATGAGCTGAATGGGAAAACCTACAAAAATATTGAGGTAGAAATTGCAGGTAAAGATCCAAATGCAGCTATTTTGATTGTGGGCGCACATTATGATTCTGCCTTGAATTCGCCAGGCGCTGATGACAATGCCTCCGGCGTCGCATCTTTGCTTGAATTGTCGCGGGCGCTGTGGGGCAAACAGTTTGACCGCAAAATCAAAATTGTCGCCTTTGCCAATGGTGAGCCGCCTTATGCAAATACTCCGGATTCAGGTAGCCATCGCTATGCTCAATTAGCAAAGGGCTACGGTGCAAAAATCAAAGGCATGATTTCACTGGACGAACTCGGCTATTACTCCGATTCGCCAGAGTCGGAGAAATTGCCGGTGAACATTTTTTCTTACTATCCAGCTGTTGGTGATTTCGTTATGGCGGTCGGAAATGCTGAGTCAGCATCGTTTTGTCGAGGCGCCGTCGAGTCATTCAGGAATAGCACAAAATTTCCGAGTGAGGGAATCATTTGTCGTGATTCGGTAAATCCTCAGGGCATGGAAGGGGTCGATCATGTGGAGTTCTGGAAGGCTGGCTATCCGGCCGTCATGTTTACCGACACCGGGGCGGATCGGGACCCCGTTATCCATTCCGCTGAGGATGTTTCTAGCCGGGTAGATGCCGACAGGCTCTGCAGAGTCACCGGTGGGCTCGTCGCCGTGCTTATGAGTCTCGCTAGTAACTGAAAAATATGTTCTTCTTGGAGCATTTGGCTGCCAACTACGTACAACCACGAATTTACATCAATGAAGCAGTAAGTATCATTGATCTGTTCAGAACTAAAGGGCAAAGATATGAAAGTTAGACGACTTGAGACCCTGGTAGCTCTCGTAGCTTGTTTAACCCTGGCAAATCCGGTCTTCGCACAAAACGTCCTTCGGGGCAGTGCGCAGTACAGCGATCTCAATTCCGGCGGAGCGAATACTTCGTTGAAACGCAGCGATGTTCGTCCTTCGTCGAATGCGCCTGATTCGTTTGCTCCGCAAGGCGACGTCGGTGAGCCTGTGTTCGCGCCTGCTAGTTTCTCGGTTCCGTTGATGGCACCTCCCCCAGCACCTCCTGCGAATCCGGCTTTTGGACTAAACGCGCAGTCAGAGAGTGAGAGTGATTTTCAGGGTCAGCAAGGTGTGCCGGGTTTAGACCAGCAGCAGTATGCGCCTCACGCCTTGAGCGCTCAGCAAGATCAACAACCGCGTCAAATGTCGAATCCGAACGACCCTGACAGCTCGCCAGAAATGAAACTGTTGTGGGATGCCTGGCATCATCGTGTGGCTGAGGCTGTATTCATTCGATACTCTACTATGGCTAACGCTGGATTCGCGAACAGTCCGCCTATTGGCGCAATTGCGGCCTATACAGTCTCGCGTGACGGAAGGATTTCCAATGTGCATTTGAATCAGAAAAGCCCTAACGCGCTCTATAACGCCTGTGTGATTATGGCAATTCAATCTCTCAACGGAAACATGGCTATTTTGCAATTCCCACCGAACTCGCGACGTATGAGCGTTGAAAAGGTTGGTCAATTCACTCAAAATTACGGACAGCAAATCGGTTTCAAGACAGTTGTCGGAGATCAGGAAACTATCCCGGGCCGACGTTGATTGGGGAAATCAGCTCCGTTTGAAACCGTTTGAGACTCGATTCCGTTTGAAACCGTTTGAGACTCGGTTCCGTTTGAAACCGTTTGAGACTCGGTTCCGTTTGAAACCGTCTAAGACTCAGCTCCGTTTGAAATCATTTGAGACTCAGCTCTTCTTAAGACTAATCTTCCGTTGCTTTTGCAATTGCGATTGTCGTACGCACCAGACCAGGTGTACCTCCTTCGTACACTAGATACCTGGAGACCCAGGCTGGAGCGAATTTGGCTTTATAGTTCCGCAATCCCTTATAAGAAAAGAAGCGGTTCATATGTTCATATATCTGGTGAACAGCACGTTCTTGCAGTGTTGCATCACTTTCAGTGCCAACTCCGGAGAGGGCAGCCAGACCCAGGCTGAAGTGAGTAAATCCGGCTTGATGCAGCATCAGTAGCATTTTTGCGAACAGAAAGTCCATTGCACCGTTTGGTACTTCCACGCGATGTCGCATCAAATCAATGGTCACCTCTCCTGGCTGATACGACCTGACCTGGTTTGCGAAGGCAATGATTTTTCCGTTTGGATCGACAAGATTGTAGGTGGTGTCATGTTGAAGTTCGGACTTATCAAATTGTCCCAGGCTGAATCCGCGTTCTCGTCTTCCGGGTAATGATAGCCATTCATCGGATACTGCCTTCAATTCAGCTAGTTCTTCCTCCGAGTGGGGCGCCAGCGATTGAACAACTTTGTAGCCGTCGCGTTCCAGTTTTTTGATAGGGCTTTTGAAGGTCTTCTTGTTAACAGTTTCGTTGCAAAAAGAAGCCAAATCAACTACACCGTCTTCGCCAATCTTCAATACGTCTAGTTTTAGCTCTTCGTATATCGGTAAGAATTCTGCCGGCACCTGCATAAATGCGCAAGACCAGCCGTTCTCGTGGCAATAATTTAGAAACTGTCTGGTCATCTCTAATATCTTTTCGGGCGGACCGACGGGATCTCCCAGGCTGATTGCGATTGCATTTTCTGTTTTATATGCGACAAACGATTGTCTATCAGGTGAAAACAGGTACGATTTGTCGGGCAGTAATTTGTATCGATCCAGTGATGTGCGCCCATGTTTGTTGAGAATTTCTTCCGCCAGGTGGCGCTCTCGGGGATGAGTATTGAGTTGATAATTGATTGGTCTGAACAGACTGGCAATCACAAAAACTGGAACGATGTATCCGACAACTTGTAATGACTCGATGAACCAGCGAGCATATCTGGTATGCGCTGTAAGATCAGTATTTCCGAGCTGAGTGATACCACTTATGGCACGTTCGAAACAACTTCGAAGGCTGAAACTGACTCCAAAGTCGATTTTGTCTAACAGCCAGAAACCGAGTGTGCCGTAACCAATCGCAACTACAATCAGCACAGAGCTGACTAGGACCGCAAACCGTATGGAGTTTGATTCGCTTTTTACGCGAAAGTGATTACGCAAGATCAGAAGGAATCCACACCCTAAAATCGGTGGTACGGCAGAATAGCTTGGTAAGTCTATTTCACTGATTTTTCGTGCTAGCCAAATTGAATGTTCGCCGCCGATACGCAGAAGTTGCAATGTCGCCGACAAGCCGTTGATCAGTACGGCCATCCACCAGGCTGTCCGCTTGCGGCGCCAAAGGTTGAACGAGAGGTAGATCAATAGAAGAGCAAAACCAAGTTCTACAGTTTTGCTCAGGTGATAAAGTTCGAATGGAACTAGTGCGGAAAAGAGTTTCGGATGTTTTTCGAAGCGCACCAATAGCGGTTGCACTGTGCCAATCAGACCGGCGAGCAGAGTCGTGCCGGAAACAAGCCAGATTGGCCAATCTGCAAAGGTTCCGATTGGGTCAATATCTTCAGGTTTGAGAAATCGCCTGGCCGCGGCCGTCAGCCCACCGCTGGTAAATTCCGGTTCCGCTTGACTTTGTTCGGGCTGAGTTGTTTCGTCTGGCACGGTATTGGCTACTTACGTCAATTGCTCGATTCGCTTATTAAGGCTATTGACTCAGGATTTTCGATTAGTCTGAGCTTAGCGGCGCGGTTCATTCGCTTAATTTTCCATTCCAACTTCATAGCATCAACTTTCGTGTCTAATTTCCATGCAAACAGAAGCTTTACGGGGCGATTGGCGCGAGTGTATTTAGCTCCTTTGCCTGAGTTATGGTTCTCAATGCGCTGCTGAACGTCATTGGTCCACCCTGTGTAGAGGGATCCATTAGAACATTCAATTACGTATGTATAAAAAGGCATATGGCAATTCCAGTTAATGGAACTACCATAGCAGATGCAATTCGGTTTTTAGATGACCGGGCTTTATGACGCCGTTTCTATTCGGACTCAGATCGATTTGGATTCAGATCGATTCAAATTAAGTCACGTCAGCGTCAACTATGTCGTCGCTCTCGGCAGTCGAACTCGATGAACTGCTGCTTTCTCCATTGCTTTCGTTAGTTGTCGAACTGGAGCTGGCGTTGGCCGTAACATCTTGTTGGATATTGACCAGCGCACCGCGCAATTCATTCATGAGACCCTTTAGTTTGTCTGTGTCAGAGTCAGCGCGATTTTCTATACGAGTTCTGATATCGCCGATTAGTTGCTCTGCCTTGTGTCTGTTCGTCTCGGTTACTTTATTACCGCCGTCCCGAATCTGCCGTTCAACCGAGTAGCAGAGGTTATCAGCCTCATTCCGAAGATCCGCGGCTTCTCGCACCTTCGCGTCTTCATTGGCATGGCTTTCTGCTTCTTTTACGAGTCTGCCGACGTCATCTTTTGACAAGTTGGTGCTGGCAGTTATGGTGATTTTCTGCTCTTTGCCGCTCTGTTCATCGCGGGCAGTGACACTCAAAATGCCGTTTGCATCAATATCGAACGACACTTCGATTCTTGGCACCGCGCGTGGTGCGGGCTTGATTCCGTCGAGGCGGAAATTACCCAGCATTTTGTTGTCTTTAGCCATTTGTCTTTCACCCTGAAAGACCTGGATGTCGACAGCAGGTTGATTATCTTCAGCGGTCGAGAAGGTTTGCGACTTGTGAGTCGGGATTGTTGTGTTGCGTTCAACCAGTTTTGTGAATACACCACCCATAGTCTCGATTCCGAGCGAGAGCGGAGTGACGTCGAGGAGTACAACGTCTTTTACTTCGCCGCCCAGAACGCCAGCTTGAATCGCAGCTCCGATGGCTACAACTTCATCAGGATTGACGGTTTGATTCGGCTCTTTGCCGCCGGTCAAACTCTTCACCAATTCTTGAACTGCTGGAATGCGTGACGAACCTCCGACAAGCACAACTTCATTGATATCTGCTGTAGTCAAATTGGCATCTTTCAGTGCTTGCTCGACTGGCTTGCGGCAGCGCTCAACCAGGTGTCGGGTCAATTCATTGAACTTGGCGCGGGTTATGCGCATATCCAGATGTTTTGGTCCGGACTCATTGGCTGTTATGAATGGCAGCGAAATGCTGGTTTCATTCACCTGTGACAATTCTATTTTTGCCTTTTCAGCAGCTTCAGTAAGTCTTTGAAGAGCTTGTGCGTCTTTGCGAAGATCGATGCCCTCAAGACGTTTGAATTCTTCTGCCAACCAGTCAACGATGACGTGGTCGAAGTCATCGCCGCCGAGGTGTGTGTCACCTGAAGTTGCGTGTACTTCGAATACTCCGTCACCTACTTCTAAAATCGAGACGTCGAATGTGCCACCACCCAGGTCGAACACGAGGATGGTTTCGTTCGCCTTTTTGTCAATGCCGTAGGCGAGTGCTGCTGCTGTCGGTTCGTTGATGATACGCAGCACGTCGAGACCTGCGATTACACCGGCGTTTTTTGTCGATTGACGTTGCGAGTCATTGAAGTAAGCTGGAACTGTGATGACTGCTCCTGTTACCTTTTCTCCGAGATATTTTTCCGCATCATCTTTCAGTTTGCGCAAGATGACTGCTGAGATTTCTTCAGGCGTGTAATCTTTGTCTTGAATGACAACTTTGCAGCCACCGTCGGCTGTTTCTTTAACTTTGTAGGAAACGATGTCGCGTTCACCCTGGACCTCGTCGAAGCGGCGTCCTACGAATCGTTTGATGGAGTATATGGTGTTCTGCGGATTAACAACTGCTTGACGTCTTGCCAGCTGCCCAACCAACCTTTCGCCGGTTTTCGAGTATGCCACTACTGAAGGCGTAGTTCGGAGTCCCTCAGCATTGGCTATCACAGCCGGTTTTCCACCTTCCATGACTGCTACTACTGAGTTTGTCGTACCTAAATCTATGCCGACTGCCTTTGCCATTTTCTACTCCTAATTTCCTTTACTAACTTCTACATACAACACTGAGTGTTGTTTGCCGCCCAACTCAACAAATAATTAGTGAATGGGTTTGAAGCGCGGAAGCCAATTTTACCAAGCTGCTTCAGCTCGGTATATGGCTGAGCCTGCAATCGCTACATAAGGTCTTAATTCAAACATTGATCGGATTCACGCTGTGTTGTGCTCGATAGCGCTGCTGTTATTGATAGGCGGCATTCCAGTGCTTAAGCTGCTGAACGATGGTGGGCGCATGAGCTCGCTGCTGACTGATCCAGCTTGATTGCGCTTGGTCCGCATTTATCCACTCCGGCTCAGGTGAGAGAGCGGGGGTGAGTGTTGCGCTATGCAAACGTTTACATCACGATGAGTCGTACTCGCACCACCAGTAGTGGCGAATCGACGTGGAGAGGATGGACTGTTTTTTGTTATCGTCGCGAGCACCTATATATAGAACCAGCTCCACACATTTTTTGAATTTTGTCGATTCTGCTTTTTAGTAACAACTCGGTAAGTTCTCTTGACTACTTTGTAAGCACGGTCGACACCGCAACTGTGCTGAAGGGAACGGCAGCTGAGGCAAGACCGA
Above is a genomic segment from Candidatus Melainabacteria bacterium containing:
- a CDS encoding DUF2156 domain-containing protein, with protein sequence MPDETTQPEQSQAEPEFTSGGLTAAARRFLKPEDIDPIGTFADWPIWLVSGTTLLAGLIGTVQPLLVRFEKHPKLFSALVPFELYHLSKTVELGFALLLIYLSFNLWRRKRTAWWMAVLINGLSATLQLLRIGGEHSIWLARKISEIDLPSYSAVPPILGCGFLLILRNHFRVKSESNSIRFAVLVSSVLIVVAIGYGTLGFWLLDKIDFGVSFSLRSCFERAISGITQLGNTDLTAHTRYARWFIESLQVVGYIVPVFVIASLFRPINYQLNTHPRERHLAEEILNKHGRTSLDRYKLLPDKSYLFSPDRQSFVAYKTENAIAISLGDPVGPPEKILEMTRQFLNYCHENGWSCAFMQVPAEFLPIYEELKLDVLKIGEDGVVDLASFCNETVNKKTFKSPIKKLERDGYKVVQSLAPHSEEELAELKAVSDEWLSLPGRRERGFSLGQFDKSELQHDTTYNLVDPNGKIIAFANQVRSYQPGEVTIDLMRHRVEVPNGAMDFLFAKMLLMLHQAGFTHFSLGLAALSGVGTESDATLQERAVHQIYEHMNRFFSYKGLRNYKAKFAPAWVSRYLVYEGGTPGLVRTTIAIAKATED
- a CDS encoding GIY-YIG nuclease family protein, with product MPFYTYVIECSNGSLYTGWTNDVQQRIENHNSGKGAKYTRANRPVKLLFAWKLDTKVDAMKLEWKIKRMNRAAKLRLIENPESIALISESSN
- the dnaK gene encoding molecular chaperone DnaK, yielding MAKAVGIDLGTTNSVVAVMEGGKPAVIANAEGLRTTPSVVAYSKTGERLVGQLARRQAVVNPQNTIYSIKRFVGRRFDEVQGERDIVSYKVKETADGGCKVVIQDKDYTPEEISAVILRKLKDDAEKYLGEKVTGAVITVPAYFNDSQRQSTKNAGVIAGLDVLRIINEPTAAALAYGIDKKANETILVFDLGGGTFDVSILEVGDGVFEVHATSGDTHLGGDDFDHVIVDWLAEEFKRLEGIDLRKDAQALQRLTEAAEKAKIELSQVNETSISLPFITANESGPKHLDMRITRAKFNELTRHLVERCRKPVEQALKDANLTTADINEVVLVGGSSRIPAVQELVKSLTGGKEPNQTVNPDEVVAIGAAIQAGVLGGEVKDVVLLDVTPLSLGIETMGGVFTKLVERNTTIPTHKSQTFSTAEDNQPAVDIQVFQGERQMAKDNKMLGNFRLDGIKPAPRAVPRIEVSFDIDANGILSVTARDEQSGKEQKITITASTNLSKDDVGRLVKEAESHANEDAKVREAADLRNEADNLCYSVERQIRDGGNKVTETNRHKAEQLIGDIRTRIENRADSDTDKLKGLMNELRGALVNIQQDVTANASSSSTTNESNGESSSSSSSTAESDDIVDADVT